A genomic region of Serratia fonticola contains the following coding sequences:
- a CDS encoding retron St85 family RNA-directed DNA polymerase: MNNHQGKYTQQLLSLPIIENMDDISLSSRLPVEVIAKFSFKNDRYYHRIEMKKKAGGVRLIESPIRELKAIQRWILRNILDKLSPSIYAKGFIKNRSILDNAKPHEGNQYILNLDLKDFFTNVKASHVYTLFKNIGYNNTVAFALTSFCTKGGYLPQGAPTSPAISNLVCLRLDHRISTYCKKRALTYTRYADDLCISGNKLLTIEKASYLIKEILGDEGFSINEKKEKLLGPKVRREVTGLTVTPKITISKKIYCLYRKRIYDLVRNKIPNKHEIILGIISFVQSIDKGKGKKLTAFYEKQKSLILPSLIV, from the coding sequence ATGAATAATCATCAAGGTAAGTATACGCAACAACTATTATCTCTTCCTATAATCGAAAACATGGATGATATATCTCTGTCTAGTCGACTTCCAGTTGAAGTTATAGCGAAATTTAGCTTTAAAAACGATAGATATTATCATCGTATTGAAATGAAAAAGAAAGCAGGAGGAGTTAGACTCATAGAGAGTCCTATTAGGGAACTGAAGGCAATACAACGATGGATACTTAGGAATATTCTTGATAAACTTTCACCATCTATCTATGCTAAAGGTTTCATTAAGAATAGGTCTATTTTAGACAATGCTAAACCACATGAAGGCAATCAATATATATTGAATCTTGATTTGAAAGATTTTTTTACTAATGTTAAAGCTTCTCATGTGTACACTTTATTTAAAAATATTGGATACAATAACACTGTCGCATTCGCCTTGACCTCTTTTTGTACGAAAGGTGGTTACTTGCCACAAGGTGCCCCCACATCCCCGGCTATATCAAATCTTGTTTGCTTACGGCTTGATCATCGCATATCGACATATTGTAAAAAAAGAGCATTAACGTATACTCGATACGCTGACGATTTATGTATATCCGGAAACAAACTCCTAACCATTGAAAAAGCATCTTATTTAATTAAAGAGATATTAGGAGATGAAGGCTTTTCCATCAATGAAAAAAAAGAAAAACTCCTAGGCCCTAAAGTAAGAAGAGAGGTCACAGGTCTCACCGTAACACCGAAAATAACAATAAGTAAAAAAATTTATTGTCTGTATAGAAAAAGAATTTATGATCTTGTGCGAAATAAAATACCCAACAAACACGAGATAATTCTTGGAATTATTTCCTTTGTTCAAAGTATCGATAAAGGCAAAGGGAAAAAACTTACTGCTTTCTATGAAAAGCAAAAATCTCTAATCCTGCCATCTCTTATAGTATGA
- a CDS encoding retron St85 family effector protein, which produces MKSPGKQSIIKDFPDFQVAQTVDEIRNLLINGFDDSKKTIFLCGKDKSDKKSLRYKFSVFLSQEKNITLTYPEDLFEDLLEGQGRNSLLSLETQLADSVDLIVLIPESPGSFAELGAFSMDKNLAEKMLVMRLGEYKSGKSFINHGPIRLVRSHGGEIFDIPKEFNENNPIHVQKVLGKIKSSLPSTRRQKKELDNILLYSKHVLILIYLFDNLNIVSIYKLMELIMKRRFVNKDNIACKAATHSLIRAGMINQQEGTFTITKLGYDSIVNSFYMKLSLTELRTKIMNKQYARQ; this is translated from the coding sequence ATGAAATCTCCTGGTAAGCAGAGTATTATAAAAGACTTCCCCGATTTTCAAGTAGCTCAAACCGTGGATGAAATAAGAAATTTATTAATCAATGGCTTCGATGACTCTAAAAAGACTATATTCTTATGTGGGAAAGATAAATCTGATAAAAAAAGTCTACGCTATAAGTTTTCAGTCTTTCTTTCGCAAGAAAAAAATATAACACTTACTTACCCAGAAGATCTATTTGAAGACCTCCTTGAAGGTCAAGGTCGGAATAGTCTACTTTCGTTGGAAACTCAGTTAGCCGACTCTGTCGATTTGATTGTTTTAATACCTGAAAGCCCTGGTTCCTTTGCTGAATTAGGGGCATTTTCCATGGATAAGAATCTTGCTGAAAAAATGCTTGTTATGCGTTTAGGTGAATACAAGTCAGGGAAAAGCTTCATAAACCATGGCCCAATCAGGCTTGTACGATCCCATGGCGGTGAAATATTTGACATACCTAAAGAGTTTAATGAAAACAACCCTATTCATGTACAGAAAGTACTTGGCAAAATAAAATCATCGTTGCCATCCACTCGTAGACAAAAGAAAGAACTGGATAACATCCTATTATATTCCAAGCATGTACTCATTTTAATTTATCTTTTCGATAACTTGAATATTGTTTCCATTTACAAATTAATGGAGTTAATTATGAAGAGAAGGTTTGTAAACAAAGATAATATAGCATGCAAAGCAGCGACTCACTCGTTAATTAGAGCCGGAATGATCAATCAGCAAGAGGGTACATTCACAATAACAAAGCTAGGATATGATTCTATAGTAAATAGTTTCTACATGAAACTATCATTAACTGAATTGCGAACTAAAATTATGAATAAACAATATGCTAGACAGTGA
- the hha gene encoding hemolysin expression modulator Hha, whose amino-acid sequence MTKIDWIMQLRRCTSVSTLEKVIDKNKYELNNDQLETFYAAADHRLAELTMGKLYDKIPAIVWQYIR is encoded by the coding sequence ATGACAAAGATAGACTGGATTATGCAATTACGACGTTGTACAAGCGTTTCAACGCTTGAGAAAGTGATTGATAAGAACAAATACGAATTGAACAATGATCAGCTTGAAACCTTCTATGCAGCCGCTGATCATAGACTGGCAGAACTCACTATGGGTAAACTGTACGATAAGATCCCTGCTATTGTATGGCAGTATATAAGATGA